From the genome of Adhaeribacter pallidiroseus:
AGTGGAACTGGCCCGCGTAATGGCTACGCGTTCTTTTCCGGCTACAATTATTTTTGTGGCGGTGCAAGGCGAAGAACAAGGTTTGTACGGCGCCAAGCATTTAGCCGACCGGGCCAAAAAAGAAAACTGGAACTTGGTAGCCATGCTCAACAACGACATGATCGGCAATTCTTTATCCGATGAAACCAACCTGCGCGATAATACGCACGTCCGGATTTTTAGCGAAGGCGTACCCGCTCTGGAAACCGAAGAAATGGCTGCTTTACGTAAAAGTATTGGTGGCGAAAACGACAGCCGCAGTCGCCAGTTAGCGCGCTATTTAAAAGAAATGAGCGAGCGCTATGTGCCGCAATTAGAAGTAGTACTTAACTACCGCACCGACCGCTTTTTGCGGGGCGGCGACCATACGCCATTCAGCCAGGCTGGTTTTACCGCCGTGCGCATTTGCGAAATGAACGAAAATTACCAGCACCAGCACCAAAACGTTCGCACCAAAAACAACATTGCCTACGGCGACTTTCCCGAACACATTGACTACGATTACTTACGTAAAAACACGGCCCTGAATTTAGCCACTTTAGCCAGTTTAGCCGCTGCCCCGGCTTCGCCCGAAAACGTGGGAGTGGTAACCAGTAACCTTACCAACCAAACCGAGCTGCGCTGGCAGACGCCAACTACCGGTAAAAAACCCAATGGTTACTACATACTCATGCGGGAAACCGCTATGCCCATGTGGCAAAAGAAAATTTACGTAAACGACACGAAAGCCCTGCTCCCCTACTCCAAAGACAATTACTTCTTCGCGGTACAAGCCGTAGATAGCGAAGGTCACGAAAGTTTACCAGTAATGCCTAAGCCAATCCGATAGAATAATTATACGGAAGTTTCACAAGTCATAAATAAACTATAAAAATAAGCTGATCTTAGATTCGGGAAGAACAATGTGAAATTTAAATTCGTAAATTCATATCATGATAATAGAACGGACTGATAACGAAATAATACTCCGGTTGCCTTCTAATATTGACCCTATTGGCTTACAACGTATTATTAATTATTTACAATATAAAGAAGCAACTGCCAGCAGTGAAGCAACCGAAGAAGTAGCTAATAATCTCGCTGATGAATCTAAAAAAAGATGGTGGACCGAAAATAAACATCGGTTCCTTAAATGAATATTGTCGTTGATACCAATATTGTATTTAGTGCTTTACTAAATGCTAATGGTCTTATTGGTGAATTACTCTTAAATTCCCAAAACGAATTTCAATTCTATTCGCCTGAGTTAATGACAGAGGAAATCCTACGATACTCTGAATAAATTGATGAAAGCTTCAAAATTAACGGAAAGTCAATTCTCTCAATCTTCTTACCGGATATTCACCTCCATTGAGCTTATTTCTGAAGAAGTAATATCTACTAGTTCGTGGAAAAAAGCATTAGAGTTTACTGCCAGTATAGATGAAGATGATACACCATTTGTGGCCTTAGCCCTAGAGATAAATGGATTATTGTGGACCGGCGACAAGAAATTACTTAAAGGATTAACGGAAAAAGGATTGCAGAATGTTTTATCCACGCAAGACTTATTCCAACTCCGGCGAAAACTTTAACTATAACTGCAGCACGGCCCAGTAAACCCCTTTTACAACTTCGCCCATTTTCGCAAAGTCTAAAGTATCAATGGTATCGGAAACCTGGTGGTAGTTCGGGTTGCGGTAAAACGACGTATTGGTAATCATCACGGCGGGGTAACCGTTAGCCCAATAATTTAAATGGTCCGAAAAATCAACCCCTGGAATAGAAGAAGGCGCGTTTAACGACTGCACATCAATGGTGCTGCCAGCCAGCATGAACTTTTTTACGTGCGCTACCAACTGATTTTGGTTTAAATCGCCGACTACCGAAATAAAATTAGCTTTATCAGGATAAATGGCATCCATGCCGGGTACCGGGTACCGCTGCGAACCTTTTTCCTCGGAGTAGTAACCAATCATTTCGAGACAGATCATTGCTTTTACCGTTACGCCTTGTTTTTTTAAAAATTTAGCGTGTACGGCACTGCCCATCGATTCGGTTTTAAAAAAAGGTGGCTCCTCCAGGCAAAAAGATGCTAAATCGATGCGGTATTTTAAATTAGCTTCTTCGGTGTGTAAAAGCCGGGCCAGTTCCAGTAAGCCGGCCACCCCGCTGGCATTATCGTCGGCGCCGGGTTGGTTCCCGCACACGTCGTAATGCGCTCCCAGAATAATGCGTTCGCCGGTGGAAGGACCCAGGGTACAAATAACGTTTTTATACGTTTGCCCACTCACTAGAAACTCCTGGTAACTTACCCGGTCGCTTATTTTTTAAATTCCTGATAAATGTAAGTGGCCGCCAGCTCTATACCTGCCTGATTAAAGGCTTGCCGGGCCGGTTCTATCCGGGTCAGATATTGGACATCGTTGTAAAGCCGGTCACGGGATACGGCAATTGTGGGAACAGTCTTCATCTTCTTACTAAAAACAGGATTAAAAACTACATAAGCGCTTATCAACCCAATACCCGTAAAAATTGCCAGTAAAATCAGCGCTTTTTTCATGGGCTGTAGCTAATAGCTTTAAAGTTAGCAGGTTTATAACGGGTGAAAGTTTGATTGGTTAAGCTTTTACCTGGGTTTATAAGAGCTTTTTCTGTTAAGCTTTTCAAGTCTCCGGGCACAGGTGCTTTCTAGTTTGATCAGGCTGAGGTTGCCGGTGCCGGCTGGCGCATAAACCCCTTTACCCTAAAGGGTACCTCCCCTAAAAACAGGGGAGGAGAGGCTGCTACTACTTTTTCATTCCTTTCCTCGCTCCGTTGCGGAATACTACTGTGCAGAACCGGAACCCAAAGTTCTCAGAATCTAAAAGGCACTTCTAAGTCAGAATAATGCCAGTTTAGAGTAGCGACACTTTATTTTGACATAACTAGAAGTAATGAAGCTTTGAATGAAGTAGTTCGTACTTACGATTTATTAATTTTAATAAGCTTTTCTTATTCCTGGTCTTCAGAAGAAAACTATTCTGCTACGTAGCCAAATAGGTTCCTCCTGAATGACCGCATTTTTTAAATTTTGACGGCTATGCAACAAACAGCTTTAGCCCATTGCAGGAATCAACTCTAAACTGTTTTGTCATTCTCATTTTAAAATCATTAGTAAATGGTAGTTGGTAAATGTAAAAAGCAGCCTCTCCTTCCCTGTTTTTAGGGAAGGTGCCCTTTAGGGCGGAAGGGTTGATACCTGAGCAATGAAACTGTTTCACTCAGAAACCAAAACAACAGCCATCGCTAGGTCAATAAAAAATTTAAAAAATCAATCAAAATACGCTTCTTTCCCCGGATCATCCAGATACTCAAAAAGCATTTGAACCTGCGACGGCGTGTTGCGCTCCAGCGATAGTTCCGGCAAGTTCGTCCGGTCGAAAAAGCCGACACCTTGCGTTTCCATGCCTTGCTGCAGCGAACCACCAGTAACCTCGCACAGTATAAAAATCTTGTAAGTATGGTACGGCGACGGGGGATGCGGATGGTGTTTTTTATCGAGTACCGCCAGCAGCCGAACGGGCTTTACCTCTAAGCCGGCTTCTTCCTGGGTTTCTTTCACCGCTACTTCAGCCGCCGAATAACCCACGTCGGCCCAGCCGCCGGGCAGCGACCAGCAATTATCAATTTTTTCGTGCACCAGCAAAATCTTGTTGGCCTCAAATACGACGGCGCGCACATCTACCTTCGGGGTTTGGTAACCGGTTTCGTTGGTAAATAAGTTTTTAATTTTTTCTGGGTTTTCGCCGGATAGCTCCTGCATGATCTGCACGCTGATGGCGCTTAATTCTTCGTACCGCTCGGTGTCGTAACCGTTTACGGCGTAGGTTAAACCGGCTTGCGCAATGGCCTGCACGCGTTTCGCAAAGGCCAGCCACTTATCTGTTGTTTCGGATGGTGCCATAAAAATAAAATCAACAAAGCGGCTTAGTGGCCGCTGAGCAATAAGTTTTTTAATTCGTTAATGCTTAACTCCGTAAAATCATCGATAACTAAATCGGTGTGGCTTAATTCTTCGGCGGTGTGGGTGGTGGTAATGCCCACTACTTTCATTTCGGCCTTCTGACCGGCTTCTACGCCTACTGTGGAGTCTTCCATTACAATGCAATTAGCCGGTTCTACGTGCAGTAACTCGGCGGCCCGTAAATAAATCTGCGGATCGGGTTTGCCTTTAGTTACCTGGGTAGCATCTACCACGGCATCAAAATAAGAACGGGTATTGGTGGCATCCAGAATAAAATTGATGTTACTGATGGGCGCATTAGAAGCTAAGGCAATGGGAACACCAGCATTTTTAAGTTCTTCTAAAAAAGCTTGCAAGCCGCCGGTTAATTCTACGTGGTCGCGGTAAATATCCCGGAATAAGGCTTCTTTTTCTTCGCTTAAATCGGTTAGCTGATCGCTGGTAAAGTTGTTGCCGTTGGCGAAGGCTTTGTCCTGCATAAATAATTGCAGGGCGTCGCGGTTGGTGCGGCCATAAATGTAATAGCTTAAATCTTTGCCTTCTAAATGAAGCTGGTGCTTTTCCGCAAATTTTTCCCAGGCT
Proteins encoded in this window:
- a CDS encoding M20/M25/M40 family metallo-hydrolase; this encodes MKPNSFILSCLTIAFTVAAAPIFSFAQTIIKSDPVINQMVQEVSAQNLENTVRKLVSFETRHSLSSTTDKKRGIGAARNWVESEFQKAAAASNGRLTVTQDKYVIKADGRRIPVDVEMANVMATLKGTDPTDNRVFIVSGHIDSRNTDVMDVKGKAPGANDDGSGVAAVVELARVMATRSFPATIIFVAVQGEEQGLYGAKHLADRAKKENWNLVAMLNNDMIGNSLSDETNLRDNTHVRIFSEGVPALETEEMAALRKSIGGENDSRSRQLARYLKEMSERYVPQLEVVLNYRTDRFLRGGDHTPFSQAGFTAVRICEMNENYQHQHQNVRTKNNIAYGDFPEHIDYDYLRKNTALNLATLASLAAAPASPENVGVVTSNLTNQTELRWQTPTTGKKPNGYYILMRETAMPMWQKKIYVNDTKALLPYSKDNYFFAVQAVDSEGHESLPVMPKPIR
- a CDS encoding PIN domain-containing protein, coding for MNIVVDTNIVFSALLNANGLIGELLLNSQNEFQFYSPELMTEEILRYSE
- a CDS encoding PIN domain-containing protein; amino-acid sequence: MKASKLTESQFSQSSYRIFTSIELISEEVISTSSWKKALEFTASIDEDDTPFVALALEINGLLWTGDKKLLKGLTEKGLQNVLSTQDLFQLRRKL
- a CDS encoding M28 family peptidase gives rise to the protein MSGQTYKNVICTLGPSTGERIILGAHYDVCGNQPGADDNASGVAGLLELARLLHTEEANLKYRIDLASFCLEEPPFFKTESMGSAVHAKFLKKQGVTVKAMICLEMIGYYSEEKGSQRYPVPGMDAIYPDKANFISVVGDLNQNQLVAHVKKFMLAGSTIDVQSLNAPSSIPGVDFSDHLNYWANGYPAVMITNTSFYRNPNYHQVSDTIDTLDFAKMGEVVKGVYWAVLQL
- a CDS encoding NUDIX hydrolase, with protein sequence MAPSETTDKWLAFAKRVQAIAQAGLTYAVNGYDTERYEELSAISVQIMQELSGENPEKIKNLFTNETGYQTPKVDVRAVVFEANKILLVHEKIDNCWSLPGGWADVGYSAAEVAVKETQEEAGLEVKPVRLLAVLDKKHHPHPPSPYHTYKIFILCEVTGGSLQQGMETQGVGFFDRTNLPELSLERNTPSQVQMLFEYLDDPGKEAYFD
- a CDS encoding HAD family hydrolase encodes the protein MKKELAVLFDMDGVICDTNPYHLQAWEKFAEKHQLHLEGKDLSYYIYGRTNRDALQLFMQDKAFANGNNFTSDQLTDLSEEKEALFRDIYRDHVELTGGLQAFLEELKNAGVPIALASNAPISNINFILDATNTRSYFDAVVDATQVTKGKPDPQIYLRAAELLHVEPANCIVMEDSTVGVEAGQKAEMKVVGITTTHTAEELSHTDLVIDDFTELSINELKNLLLSGH